In Macadamia integrifolia cultivar HAES 741 chromosome 1, SCU_Mint_v3, whole genome shotgun sequence, a single window of DNA contains:
- the LOC122077561 gene encoding probable serine/threonine protein kinase IREH1: protein MVFKGRFFSSKKSSSSSPDGSNSPRTVNSDSPVRSEKKKVKSVKEEQQIGSSSGSFGSVSRQTNVKDDGKQQPKKKEIKGKEAQTPLKQSPTAVHSSGTNSGSKLRNVPDLKEAPSSVSPILASSLGLNRIKTRSGPLPQESFYGYRADKGSTLGASNLSRFGTDGCSSSASSSAVGGRSSGKKKDAQKTSNMASHDNVSPGSWVDNGVNSDSMSTESAQSRDQSPNVQVRSRLQNVGASTEMGQCNSSWGNSGGLKSTDVCTPETSYDCEMPKESESPRFQALLRLTSAPRKRFPGDIKSFSHELNSKGVRPFPFWKPRGLNNLEEVLVVIRAKFDKAKEEVNSDLAVFAGDLVGILEKNAETHPEWQETIEDLLVLARRCAVMSPGEFWLQCEGIVQYLDDRRQELPMGMLKQLHTRMLFILTRCTRLLQFHKESGLAEDEHVAGLRQSRILYPADNKQAPSGTRREGFNAARGSKSVSTRKSYSQEQRGLDWKREHVVQPNFLPLPGAESPKNIESPASRDRIASWKKLPSPTAKKQREAISVRAERSLLILENRKESSDAVGVTFKPPELPPAKDSPGHTSQPSKHQHKASWGYWGDQQNLSDDTSIICRICEEEVPTSHVEDHSRICAIADRCDQKGGLSVNERLISIAETLEKMVESLSHKDLQNMVGSPDVAKVSNSSIMEESDGPSPKLSDWSHRGSEDMLDCLPEAGDFVFVDDLKGLPSMSCKMRFGPKSDQGMTTSSAGSMTPRSPLLTPRASYMDFLLAGKGAHAEHEDIPQMNEIADIARCAANPPMDDDQSMSYLISCLEDLRVVVDNRKLDALTVETFGARIEKLIREKYLQLCELVDEDKVDITSTVIDEDAPMEDDVVRSLRTSPIHSSKDRTSIDDFEIIKPISRGAFGRVFLAKKRTTGDLFAIKVLKKADMIRKNAVESILAERDILISVRNPFVVRFFYSFTCRENLYLVMEYLNGGDLYSLLRNLGCLDEDVARIYIAEVVLALEYLHSLRVVHRDLKPDNLLIAHDGHIKLTDFGLSKVGLINSTDDLSGPAVSGTSLLEEEEPQFSVSEKLNQRERRQKRSAVGTPDYLAPEILLGTGHGTTADWWSLGVIVFEMIVGIPPFNAEHPQNIFDNILNRKIPWPRVPEEMSLEARDLIDRLLTEDPNQRLGAKGAAEVKEHAFFKDINWDTLARQKAAFVPASESALDTSYFTSRYSWNTSEEHVYAPSEFDDSSDNGSLSGSSSCLSNRQDEVGDECGGLAEFESGSSVKYSFSNFSFKNLSQLASINYDLLTKGWKDEPPSKQ from the exons ATGGTTTTTAAAGGAAGATTTTTCTCTTCGAAGAAATCTAGTTCTTCAAGTCCTGATGGATCAAACAGTCCAAGAACTGTAAATTCTGATTCTCCAGTTAGATCGGAGAAGAAAAAGGTTAAATCCGTGAAGGAAGAGCAACAGATCGGGAGTAGTAGCGGAAGCTTTGGTTCCGTTTCTCGACAGACGAATGTTAAGGATGATGGTAAGCAGCAGCCAAAAAAGAAGGAGATCAAAGGGAAAGAAGCTCAAACTCCCTTGAAACAGTCGCCGACTGCAGTTCATAGTTCGGGTACTAATTCGGGTTCGAAACTGCGAAATGTTCCTGACTTAAAAGAGGCGCCTTCTTCTGTTTCACCAATTCTTGCATCGTCGCTTGGGTTGAATCGAATAAAGACGAGATCGGGACCATTGCCGCAGGAGAGCTTCTATGGGTATCGTGCGGACAAGGGGTCTACTCTCGGTGCTAGCAATCTATCAAGGTTTGGTACCGATGGGTGTTCTTCTTCGGCTTCTTCGTCTGCAGTTGGAGGGAGGAGTTCTGGAAAGAAGAAGGATGCTCAGAAAACGAGTAACATGGCTTCTCACGACAATGTGTCCCCTGGTAGTTGGGTGGACAATGGTGTTAACAGTGATAGCATGTCTACTGAGAGTGCACAGTCAAGAGACCAGAGCCCAAATGTTCAGGTCCGGTCTCGTCTGCAGAATGTTGGTGCCTCAACCGAAATGG GGCAATGTAATTCCTCATGGGGCAACTCTGGAGGCTTAAAAAGTACAGATGTTTGTACTCCAGAG ACTTCATATGATTGTGAAATGCCGAAGGAATCTGAATCTCCCCGTTTTCAAGCACTACTTCGGCTTACAAGTGCTCCTAGGAAAAGGTTTCCTGGTGATATAAAAAGTTTCTCTCATGAATTGAACTCCAAAGGTGTAAGGCCTTTCCCATTTTGGAAACCTCGAGGCTTAAACAATTTAGAG GAGGTCTTAGTTGTCATACGGGCAAAATTTGACaaagcaaaggaagaagtgAACTCTGATCTGGCCGTCTTTGCTGGAGATTTGGTTGGAATTCTGGAAAAAAATGCAGAAACTCATCCTGAATGGCAGGAAACAATTGAGGATTTGTTGGTTCTAGCACGCCGCTGTGCTGTTATGTCGCCTGGGGAGTTTTGGCTTCAGTGCGAAGGTATAGTTCAGTATTTGGATGATCGACGTCAAGAGCTTCCCATGGGTATGCTTAAGCAGCTGCACACACGAATGCTTTTCATCCTCACCAGATGTACCAGATTGTTGCAGTTCCACAAGGAAAGTGGATTAGCTGAGGATGAGCATGTAGCTGGTCTTCGTCAATCTAGAATTTTATATCCTGCTGATAATAAACAAGCTCCATCTGGCACAAGAAGGGAGGGCTTCAATGCTGCTAGGGGCTCAAAGTCGGTCTCCACAAGGAAATCTTATAGTCAAGAGCAACGTGGCTTGGATTGGAAGAGAGAACATGTGGTGCAGCCCAATTTCCTCCCACTTCCTGGTGCAGAATCTCCAAAAAACATTGAATCCCCTGCAAGCAGGGACCGGATAGCTTCTTGGAAGAAACTACCATCACCAACtgcaaaaaaacagagagaagCTATTTCAGTGAGGGCGGAACGATCCTTGCTGATATTAGAGAACAGGAAAGAAAGTTCTGATGCAGTTGGGGTGACTTTTAAGCCTCCTGAGCTTCCTCCTGCCAAAGATTCCCCTGGACATACTTCCCAACCTTCCAAGCACCAGCACAAGGCTTCTTGGGGCTACTGGGGTGACCAGcaaaatctttctgatgatactTCAATCATTTGTCGCATTTGTGAGGAGGAAGTGCCAACCTCTCATGTAGAAGACCATTCAAGAATCTGTGCAATTGCTGATAGATGTGACCAGAAAGGTGGTTTAAGTGTTAATGAGCGTCTTATTAGTATTGCTGAGACTCTGGAGAAAATGGTAGAGTCCCTTTCACACAAGGACTTGCAGAATATGGTAGGAAGCCCGGATGTTGCAAAAGTTTCGAACTCAAGTATTATGGAAGAATCTGATGGTCCATCTCCAAAACTCAGTGATTGGTCCCATAGGGGTTCAGAGGACATGCTTGATTGCCTTCCTGAAGCTGgtgattttgtttttgtggaTGACCTAAAGGGTCTACCATCAATGTCATGTAAAATGCGTTTTGGTCCTAAATCTGATCAAGGGATGACAACATCATCTGCAGGTAGCATGACTCCTCGATCTCCATTATTGACTCCAAGGGCCAGCTATATGGACTTTCTGTTGGCAGGAAAGGGTGCACATGCTGAACATGAAGATATTCCGCAG ATGAATGAAATTGCAGATATTGCTCGATGTGCTGCAAATCCACCCATGGATGATGACCAGTCCATGTCATATCTGATTTCCTGTCTTGAAGACCTACGGGTTGTAGTTGACAATAGGAAACTAGATGCACTTACCGTGGAGACATTTGGAGCACGTATTGAGAAATTGATTAG GGAAAAATACTTGCAGCTCTGTGAGCTAGTAGATGAAGATAAGGTTGATATAACGAGCACTGTAATTGATGAAGATGCCCCCATGGAAGATGATGTGGTTCGTAGCTTGAGAACGAGCCCTATTCACTCTTCTAAGGACCGCACTTCCATAGATGACTTTGAAATAATAAAACCAATCAGTCGTGGGGCATTTGGACGGGTTTTCTTGGCGAAGAAGAGAACAACGGGTGATCTTTTTGCAATTAAG GTTCTGAAGAAGGCAGATATGATCCGTAAGAATGCTGTTGAGAGTATTTTGGCTGAGCGTGACATCTTGATTTCAGTTCGCAATCCTTTTGTG GTGCGCTTTTTCTATTCTTTCACATGCCGTGAGAACTTATATCTTGTCATGGAATACTTGAATGGAGGAGATCTTTATTCATTGTTGAGGAATTTAGGATGCTTGGATGAAGATGTTGCTCGCATATATATTGCTGAAGTT GTGCTTGCTCTGGAATACTTACATTCACTACGTGTCGTTCATCGTGATTTGAAGCCCGATAATTTATTGATTGCACATGACGGTCATATCAAG TTGACAGACTTTGGGCTTTCAAAGGTTGGTCTCATCAACAGCACAGATGATTTGTCTGGTCCAGCAGTTAGTGGGACATCtttgcttgaagaagaagaaccacaGTTCTCTGTCTCTGAGAAATTGAATCAGCGAGAAAGACGGCAAAAACGTTCAGCTGTGGGAACTCCTGATTATTTGGCTCCAGAGATACTCTTAGGGACTGGACAtg GCACAACTGCAGATTGGTGGTCTTTGGGTGTTATTGTTTTTGAGATGATTGTTGGCATTCCACCCTTTAATGCAGAGCACCCACAG AATATTTTTGACAATATACTCAATCGTAAAATTCCTTGGCCTCGGGTGCCTGAAGAGATGAGCCTTGAAGCGCGAGATCTAATTGATCG ATTATTGACGGAAGATCCTAATCAGAGACTTGGAGCTAAAGGAGCGGCAGAG GTGAAGGAACATGCATTCTTCAAAGATATCAACTGGGACACGCTTGCCAGGCAGAAG GCTGCATTTGTTCCAGCTTCAGAGAGCGCACTTGATACAAGTTACTTTACAAGCCGATACTCCTGGAATACTTCAGAGGAACATGTTTATGCACCCAGTGAATTTGATGATTCCAGTGACAATGGTAGCTTGAGTGGCAGCAGCAGCTGCCTGAGCAATCGCCAGGATGAAGTG GGAGATGAATGCGGAGGTCTTGCTGAGTTTGAGTCCGGTTCATCTGTCAAGTACTCGTTTAGTAATTTTTCATTCAAG AATCTCTCCCAGCTTGCGTCAATCAACTATGATTTGCTTACTAAGGGATGGAAGGATGAACCACCCAGCAAACAATGA